Proteins encoded by one window of Pirellulales bacterium:
- the folD gene encoding bifunctional methylenetetrahydrofolate dehydrogenase/methenyltetrahydrofolate cyclohydrolase FolD has translation MTAKLLDGKALAAKLQINLQAQVAQFQAQSGITPCLAAVLVGENQASEVYVRNKRQACERVGMASQLHRLPASASQQELLSLVDRLNAAPANEPVHGILVQLPLPKQIDEKAILDAVHPLKDVDAFHPENVGLLVQGRPRFLPCTPHGIQKLLMHNSVETAGQHVVVLGRSEIVGKPISLMLVQRGPGADATVTMCHSRTQNLAKITRQADILIAAIGQPRFVKAEMIRPGAVVIDVGVNRVEGKLCGDVDFDAVREVAGAITPVPGGVGPLTIAMLLENTLKAARLQASAN, from the coding sequence ATGACGGCTAAACTGCTCGATGGCAAAGCGCTGGCCGCGAAATTGCAGATCAACCTGCAAGCCCAGGTGGCACAGTTCCAAGCGCAATCGGGCATCACGCCCTGCTTAGCCGCAGTGTTGGTTGGCGAAAATCAGGCCAGCGAAGTTTACGTGCGCAACAAGCGACAAGCTTGCGAGCGCGTGGGCATGGCCAGCCAATTGCATCGTCTGCCGGCCAGTGCTTCGCAACAAGAATTGTTGAGCTTGGTCGACCGGTTGAATGCTGCGCCGGCTAACGAACCGGTCCACGGCATTCTGGTGCAATTGCCATTGCCCAAACAAATCGATGAGAAAGCGATTCTGGACGCCGTCCATCCGCTCAAAGATGTCGACGCATTTCACCCGGAAAACGTGGGATTGCTTGTACAAGGCCGGCCGCGATTTTTGCCCTGCACCCCACACGGCATTCAAAAGCTGTTGATGCACAACAGCGTAGAAACCGCGGGCCAACATGTCGTCGTGCTGGGCCGAAGCGAGATTGTCGGCAAACCCATTTCGCTCATGCTAGTGCAGCGCGGGCCTGGGGCCGATGCTACGGTCACTATGTGCCACAGCCGCACACAAAATTTGGCAAAAATCACGCGCCAGGCCGATATTTTGATCGCCGCCATTGGCCAACCGCGGTTTGTGAAGGCGGAAATGATTCGGCCGGGGGCTGTGGTCATCGACGTGGGGGTTAACCGCGTGGAGGGCAAACTGTGCGGTGACGTGGATTTTGACGCCGTGCGTGAAGTGGCAGGAGCCATCACGCCCGTTCCAGGTGGCGTGGGCCCGCTAACGATTGCCATGCTGCTGGAAAACACGCTGAAAGCGGCGCGACTGCAGGCGTCGGCAAATTGA
- a CDS encoding tetratricopeptide repeat protein: MSFRFALARSGCWTAAFLGVTLFCVCVARAENEGQDELDKASDKKLAADSVEDLGQVIDLCESALKKGLDAGNSQFANNLLTGTLLERANVLLKNIVQQKPAGWQQLRILALADLGKALKISPQMAPAQLMIARLQQLPGGDRAAAQKAAEAALDLSKDKQEDRVAALVLLADLTDEPEKKLDYYAQALKIAPNNQEALRRRGMFLLTSGKMQEAAADLDAAAKADPEDPVLQEVRGLAWFALKNNDEAIAAFSDEIKLRPESGLPYLHRAQVYAVAKKTKEALNDIDQALKLEPDKIQQVAQALLLKSQIHQEADDRKAARADLDEALKDVPGWAPALEARAVLSAAEEDYGQAIRDSQELLKASPRNAQLLDQLGMLYQANKQPRKAIATYSDVLTANPESMSALIGRADAYLNLGKHTDAVADYEAALKIKPDDLGVLNNLAWVLATSPDDKVRNSKRSIELSTQAAKQSDYKQAYILSTLAAGYAESGDFDTAKQWSQKAVDLGSDKPDVNVQLKKELSSYENKKPWREKQVIEEKDDSRSASQPDAKSSAKKLPGPPPVGGDNSAANEAPTKKE, translated from the coding sequence ATGTCGTTCCGATTCGCCCTTGCTCGTTCGGGTTGCTGGACTGCTGCCTTCCTGGGCGTGACCTTGTTTTGCGTGTGTGTGGCCCGGGCTGAAAATGAAGGCCAGGATGAATTGGATAAGGCCAGTGATAAAAAGCTGGCCGCCGACAGCGTGGAAGATTTGGGCCAGGTCATTGATTTGTGCGAAAGCGCTTTGAAAAAGGGACTCGACGCCGGCAATTCGCAATTCGCCAACAATTTGCTGACGGGCACGTTGCTGGAGCGAGCCAACGTGTTGTTGAAAAACATTGTGCAGCAAAAGCCGGCGGGCTGGCAGCAATTGCGTATTCTGGCCCTGGCCGATTTAGGCAAGGCGCTGAAAATCAGCCCACAAATGGCGCCTGCCCAATTGATGATCGCCAGGTTACAGCAACTTCCGGGAGGCGATCGCGCGGCGGCGCAAAAGGCAGCTGAAGCCGCGCTCGATTTATCCAAGGATAAGCAGGAAGATCGCGTGGCCGCCTTGGTGCTCTTGGCCGACCTGACCGACGAGCCGGAGAAAAAGCTCGATTACTACGCTCAGGCTCTCAAAATTGCCCCCAACAATCAGGAAGCGTTACGGCGGCGCGGAATGTTCCTGCTTACTTCCGGAAAAATGCAGGAAGCAGCCGCTGATTTAGACGCTGCCGCCAAGGCCGATCCGGAAGACCCCGTGCTGCAAGAAGTGCGCGGTCTGGCGTGGTTCGCGCTCAAGAATAATGACGAAGCCATCGCAGCGTTCAGCGATGAAATTAAATTGCGGCCCGAATCCGGATTGCCTTATTTGCATCGGGCACAAGTTTACGCGGTCGCCAAAAAAACAAAGGAAGCGCTGAACGACATCGATCAAGCCCTGAAGCTGGAGCCCGATAAAATTCAGCAAGTCGCCCAAGCGCTGCTGTTGAAATCGCAAATTCATCAGGAAGCCGATGACCGCAAGGCCGCACGCGCCGATTTGGACGAAGCCCTTAAAGACGTGCCAGGCTGGGCACCGGCGCTGGAAGCTCGGGCCGTGTTGTCCGCGGCGGAGGAAGATTACGGCCAAGCGATTCGCGATTCGCAAGAGCTGCTGAAGGCATCTCCACGCAATGCGCAGTTGCTGGACCAATTGGGCATGTTGTACCAGGCCAATAAGCAGCCACGCAAGGCAATTGCCACGTACAGCGACGTATTAACCGCCAATCCTGAAAGTATGTCGGCATTGATCGGCCGAGCCGATGCTTACCTGAACCTTGGCAAACATACTGACGCCGTGGCCGATTACGAAGCAGCATTGAAGATCAAGCCCGACGATTTGGGCGTGCTGAACAATTTAGCTTGGGTGTTGGCCACGTCGCCGGACGATAAGGTGCGCAATAGCAAGCGATCTATCGAATTGAGCACACAGGCCGCCAAGCAAAGCGATTACAAACAGGCCTACATTCTCAGCACGCTGGCGGCAGGTTATGCAGAGTCGGGCGATTTCGACACGGCCAAGCAATGGTCGCAAAAAGCGGTCGATTTGGGAAGCGACAAGCCCGATGTCAATGTCCAACTCAAAAAGGAGTTAAGCAGCTACGAAAACAAAAAGCCGTGGCGCGAAAAGCAAGTGATTGAAGAAAAAGACGATTCCCGCAGCGCCTCGCAACCGGATGCCAAATCGTCCGCTAAAAAACTGCCGGGTCCGCCCCCGGTTGGTGGCGACAATTCCGCAGCCAATGAAGCGCCGACAAAAAAAGAGTAA
- a CDS encoding phosphatidylglycerophosphatase A: protein MNQASETSVSAPIDPAAWRHPAVILATGLWMGRMPVAPGTFGTLLGLPLAWGISWISSAALQSVVVVVTCILGIPICTAAARRLGGLKDPQQIVLDEIAAVPITFFLVAHDTLSRPLILLAGFILFRVFDITKPPPVRQLESLPTGLGIMADDWAAGVYSCLALHAILWAGWL from the coding sequence ATGAATCAGGCATCGGAAACCTCAGTTTCTGCGCCCATTGATCCGGCCGCCTGGCGGCACCCGGCGGTCATTTTGGCCACAGGTTTATGGATGGGCCGAATGCCTGTCGCACCCGGAACGTTTGGCACGTTGTTGGGATTGCCGTTGGCGTGGGGAATTAGTTGGATTTCCAGCGCGGCCCTGCAAAGTGTGGTTGTGGTTGTCACTTGCATTTTAGGCATTCCCATTTGCACTGCCGCGGCGCGGCGATTGGGTGGACTGAAAGACCCACAGCAAATTGTGCTGGATGAAATTGCCGCGGTGCCAATTACATTCTTTCTTGTTGCGCATGACACTTTGTCGCGGCCGTTGATTCTGTTAGCCGGCTTCATTCTGTTTCGCGTGTTCGACATCACCAAACCCCCGCCCGTCCGACAGTTGGAAAGCTTGCCAACCGGTCTGGGCATCATGGCCGACGACTGGGCCGCCGGGGTCTACTCCTGCTTAGCACTACACGCCATACTTTGGGCTGGCTGGCTGTAA
- a CDS encoding NADPH-dependent assimilatory sulfite reductase hemoprotein subunit, protein MAEHTPISEKLSAAESVKLNSHYLRGTIAQELAEPSDKFNKDNSALLKFHGTYQQDDREHRVKQEGGKSLRQYIFMVRSAVPGGRLTADQLLGELALCDELGNGTLRITSRQGLQLHGVPKRNLHETIQRINQIKLSTLAACGDVKRNVMCCPAPHYSDPVHAELQALADRLVEQFTPKTRAYHEIWLRDTATGEEQYLGGSETNGHHHAGAHSGNGQTEVEPIYGPTYLPRKFKFAVGLPGDNCVDLYANDVGLMAICHDWKIVGYNVLVGGSMGCTPSATKTFPAIAKRMAFVEPHEVIDVCTAIVKVQRDYGNRVDRKVARLKYLLANQGLDWFQAKVEEYYGHKLKPLDPEDVWGFNDHMGWHEQGDGRMFYGLNIENGRIKDDENIQLKTALREVCDTLRPSFRLTAHQSILFCDLAPEVRGQLEEILRRHHVPLSEEISNVRRWSMACVAYPTCGLAVTESERALPGMIDLLEVELSKLGLAKENFTLRMTGCPNGCARPYNCDIGLVGKTVGKYTVFVGGRLLGDRMNFIYKDLVSAEEVVPTLVPLFVYFKHDRQPEETFGDFCHRKGADDLRAWTDQYTAQTATA, encoded by the coding sequence ATGGCCGAACACACCCCGATTTCCGAAAAGCTTTCTGCAGCCGAAAGCGTCAAGCTGAACAGCCACTATCTGCGCGGCACGATTGCCCAGGAACTGGCCGAGCCCAGCGATAAATTCAACAAGGACAATTCGGCTCTGCTCAAATTTCACGGCACGTACCAGCAAGACGACCGCGAACACCGGGTGAAGCAGGAGGGGGGCAAAAGCCTGCGGCAATATATTTTTATGGTCCGCTCGGCGGTGCCGGGTGGCAGATTGACGGCCGATCAATTACTGGGTGAATTGGCTTTATGCGATGAGTTGGGCAATGGCACTTTGCGCATTACCAGTCGGCAAGGATTACAACTGCACGGCGTTCCCAAACGCAACCTGCATGAAACCATTCAACGGATTAATCAAATCAAACTTTCCACGTTGGCCGCTTGCGGCGACGTAAAGCGCAACGTCATGTGCTGCCCGGCGCCACATTACAGCGACCCGGTGCATGCCGAATTGCAAGCGCTGGCCGACCGATTGGTGGAACAGTTCACGCCCAAGACACGCGCCTATCACGAAATTTGGCTGCGCGATACAGCCACGGGTGAAGAACAATATTTGGGAGGCAGCGAAACAAACGGCCATCATCACGCCGGCGCACATTCCGGCAATGGCCAGACTGAAGTGGAGCCGATTTATGGCCCCACGTATTTGCCGCGCAAATTCAAGTTCGCCGTAGGTTTGCCCGGCGATAACTGCGTCGATTTATACGCCAACGACGTGGGCTTAATGGCCATTTGCCACGATTGGAAAATCGTGGGTTACAACGTGTTGGTGGGCGGCAGCATGGGTTGCACCCCCAGTGCCACCAAAACTTTTCCCGCCATTGCTAAGCGGATGGCCTTTGTCGAGCCGCACGAGGTCATCGACGTGTGCACCGCGATTGTGAAAGTCCAGCGCGACTATGGCAATCGCGTTGACCGCAAAGTGGCCCGCTTAAAATACTTACTCGCCAATCAAGGCCTAGACTGGTTCCAAGCCAAGGTCGAGGAGTATTACGGACACAAACTCAAGCCGCTGGATCCGGAAGATGTGTGGGGCTTCAACGATCACATGGGCTGGCACGAGCAGGGTGACGGCCGGATGTTTTACGGCTTGAACATCGAAAACGGCCGCATCAAAGACGACGAAAACATACAACTGAAAACCGCACTGCGAGAAGTGTGCGACACGTTGCGGCCCAGCTTTCGGCTGACTGCACACCAAAGCATTTTGTTTTGCGATTTGGCGCCGGAAGTGCGCGGGCAGTTGGAGGAAATTCTACGGCGACATCACGTGCCGCTGTCGGAAGAAATTTCCAACGTGCGGCGATGGTCGATGGCCTGCGTGGCGTATCCCACCTGCGGCCTAGCCGTTACGGAAAGCGAACGGGCCCTGCCTGGAATGATTGACTTATTGGAAGTCGAACTTTCCAAGCTCGGCCTGGCGAAAGAAAACTTCACCCTTCGCATGACCGGTTGCCCCAATGGCTGCGCCCGACCCTACAATTGCGACATCGGGTTGGTCGGCAAGACGGTAGGTAAATACACCGTGTTTGTCGGCGGGCGATTGTTGGGCGATCGGATGAATTTCATCTACAAAGATTTAGTTTCGGCCGAAGAAGTCGTACCGACCTTGGTGCCGCTTTTTGTTTATTTCAAGCACGATCGACAGCCGGAGGAAACCTTTGGCGATTTTTGCCATCGTAAAGGCGCCGACGATTTGCGGGCTTGGACCGACCAATACACCGCTCAAACCGCCACGGCCTGA
- a CDS encoding RNA methyltransferase, producing the protein MKITSTANPRVKAAAKLRNPRQRVQQGRFMINGVREIGRALDGRFTLQELYICREECTGSECEQLLRRLENANAPQFEVSSAVFSVLAYGSRAEGVLAVAEIPQRSLAELSLPRNPLVAVLEGVEKPGNLGAVLRSADGAGISAVIVAEADVDLYNPNAIRASLGAIFTLPVLAASSDETIAWLRAQKLKIFAARVDAAVDYAACNFTDSCALVLGSEAEGLSDTWRNNSATGDDMTAIRLPMRGAVDSLNVSATAAVLFYEALRQRSTSR; encoded by the coding sequence ATGAAAATCACGAGCACTGCCAATCCGCGCGTAAAAGCCGCTGCCAAGCTACGCAATCCGCGTCAGCGGGTCCAGCAAGGTCGCTTTATGATTAACGGTGTGCGTGAAATCGGCCGTGCCCTTGATGGCCGATTCACATTGCAAGAACTGTACATTTGCCGCGAGGAGTGCACGGGTTCGGAGTGCGAACAGCTTCTGCGGCGCTTGGAAAACGCAAACGCTCCTCAATTCGAAGTTTCGTCCGCAGTATTTTCTGTCTTGGCATACGGCAGCCGAGCCGAGGGAGTGCTGGCCGTGGCCGAAATTCCCCAGCGCAGTTTGGCCGAGCTAAGTTTGCCGCGCAATCCGCTAGTGGCGGTTCTGGAAGGTGTAGAAAAGCCGGGCAATTTGGGAGCGGTGTTGCGCAGTGCCGACGGCGCAGGTATTTCCGCTGTGATTGTCGCCGAGGCCGACGTGGATCTTTACAACCCCAATGCCATCCGCGCCAGTTTGGGCGCCATTTTTACGCTTCCCGTACTGGCGGCTAGCAGCGACGAAACCATAGCTTGGCTACGAGCGCAAAAATTAAAAATTTTCGCAGCCCGGGTCGATGCCGCGGTTGATTACGCCGCCTGCAATTTCACCGACTCATGTGCCTTGGTGCTGGGGAGCGAAGCGGAAGGATTATCTGACACGTGGCGCAATAATTCTGCAACCGGCGACGACATGACTGCTATTCGCCTTCCGATGCGGGGCGCGGTCGACAGCCTGAATGTTTCGGCCACTGCCGCAGTATTGTTTTATGAAGCGTTACGCCAACGTTCGACAAGCCGATAA
- the rpmA gene encoding 50S ribosomal protein L27 produces MAHKKGQGSSRNGRDSAGQRRGVKRYAGESVIAGNIIIRQVGNTFHPGKGVGQGKDFTLFALVPGVVKFDRDGRRVNVVEAN; encoded by the coding sequence ATGGCACATAAGAAGGGTCAAGGCTCCAGCCGCAATGGGCGTGATTCCGCCGGCCAACGCCGCGGTGTCAAACGCTATGCCGGCGAATCGGTCATTGCGGGCAACATTATTATTCGTCAGGTGGGCAATACATTTCACCCCGGCAAAGGCGTCGGCCAAGGTAAAGATTTCACCTTGTTCGCCCTGGTTCCCGGCGTGGTGAAATTCGACCGCGACGGCCGCCGCGTCAACGTGGTGGAAGCGAATTAA